A region from the Agrococcus sp. SL85 genome encodes:
- a CDS encoding AAA family ATPase, which produces MISRLAIDGYRSIRSLVVDLEPLTVVTGANGAGKSSLYRALRLLADCGEGRVIGSLAGVGGLDAVRWAGPERGTLRARPVQGTVRGGPVALRLGVATDALGYAIDLGLPVAQRSAFDLDPEIKQEHVFAGADPRPAGVLVERTRGLARMRGDGGWRELASGLHPWASVLDELAGHEEAAELAGARRMLRGWRFHDALRTDRSAPARQPQVATRSVRLDDDGANLAAVLQTAIEMGRQREIDAAVERAFPGSRLLLPMAEGRMTVALEQPGLLRPLAASELSDGTLQHLLLVAAMLSAEQPSLVVLNEPERSLHADLVEPLAALVRQAASTTQVVVVTHQERLVEALGGLRIELEKVGGETVVAGREGLLDQPSWHWPKR; this is translated from the coding sequence GTGATCTCGCGGCTCGCGATCGATGGCTACCGGTCCATCCGGTCGCTCGTCGTCGATCTCGAGCCGCTGACGGTCGTCACCGGCGCGAACGGCGCCGGCAAGTCGAGCCTCTACCGGGCGCTCCGGCTGCTCGCCGACTGCGGCGAGGGCCGCGTGATCGGCTCGCTCGCGGGCGTCGGCGGGCTCGACGCCGTGCGCTGGGCGGGCCCGGAGCGCGGCACGCTGCGCGCTCGGCCCGTGCAGGGCACCGTGCGCGGCGGCCCCGTCGCCCTGCGCCTCGGCGTCGCCACCGACGCGCTCGGCTACGCGATCGACCTCGGCCTCCCCGTCGCGCAGCGCAGCGCCTTCGACCTCGACCCTGAGATCAAGCAGGAGCACGTCTTCGCGGGCGCCGACCCGCGCCCTGCCGGTGTGCTCGTCGAGCGCACGCGTGGCCTCGCGCGGATGCGCGGGGACGGCGGCTGGCGCGAGCTGGCCTCCGGCCTGCATCCCTGGGCGTCCGTGCTCGACGAGCTCGCCGGCCACGAGGAGGCCGCGGAGCTCGCGGGTGCCCGGCGGATGCTGCGCGGCTGGCGCTTCCACGACGCGCTCCGCACCGACCGCTCGGCGCCCGCGCGGCAGCCGCAGGTCGCGACGCGCTCGGTGCGGCTCGACGACGACGGCGCGAACCTGGCCGCAGTGCTGCAGACGGCGATCGAGATGGGGCGGCAGCGCGAGATCGACGCGGCCGTCGAGCGCGCCTTCCCCGGCTCGCGCCTGCTGCTGCCCATGGCGGAGGGCCGCATGACGGTCGCGCTCGAGCAGCCGGGGCTGCTGCGGCCGCTCGCCGCGTCCGAGCTCTCGGACGGCACGCTGCAGCACCTGCTGCTCGTCGCGGCGATGCTCTCGGCCGAGCAGCCGAGCCTCGTGGTGCTCAACGAGCCCGAGCGCAGCCTCCACGCCGACCTCGTCGAGCCGCTCGCGGCCCTCGTGCGGCAGGCCGCCTCGACGACGCAGGTCGTCGTCGTCACCCACCAGGAACGCCTCGTGGAGGCGCTCGGCGGCCTCCGGATCGAGCTCGAGAAGGTGGGCGGCGAGACCGTCGTCGCCGGGCGCGAGGGGCTGCTCGACCAGCCCTCGTGGCACTGGCCGAAGCGCTGA
- a CDS encoding Rv2578c family radical SAM protein, producing MRWDGQTAQHQDADALPGLEERGSVLERWPTPGFDGASFLEVTARSALNRVPGQGFMRGAWTINPYRGCQHACRYCFARQTHTYLDLDAGADFDRRIVVKANVVEVLRRELAGPRREVDAVQLGTNTDPYQRAEGRYRLLPGILRALAEHGASISILTKGTLLRRDLPLLASIARDVPVSIAMSIAIFDDELQQAVEPGTPSTRARLDAVRAVRDAGLDCAVFAMPILPGLTDTRAHLEGAFAAIAEAGATSAIASALHLRPGAREWYLQWLRAEHPRLVPLYDRVYRDERGRFGSYAHPEYRQWLRERIRPLQVHHGLSRTVVAPGTGLSAVAPSNRAVEARRARQLPSTEGAPMLAATLF from the coding sequence ATGCGGTGGGACGGGCAGACGGCGCAGCACCAGGACGCGGACGCGCTCCCGGGGCTCGAGGAGCGCGGGAGCGTGCTCGAGCGCTGGCCGACGCCGGGCTTCGACGGCGCATCGTTCCTCGAGGTGACCGCGCGGAGCGCGCTCAACCGCGTGCCGGGCCAGGGGTTCATGCGCGGCGCGTGGACGATCAACCCCTACCGCGGCTGCCAGCACGCGTGCCGCTACTGCTTCGCGCGGCAGACCCACACCTACCTCGACCTCGACGCGGGCGCCGACTTCGACCGCCGCATCGTCGTCAAGGCGAACGTCGTGGAGGTGCTGCGGCGCGAGCTCGCGGGCCCCCGGCGCGAGGTCGACGCGGTGCAGCTCGGCACGAACACCGACCCCTACCAGCGCGCGGAGGGCCGCTACCGGCTGCTGCCGGGCATCCTGCGCGCGCTCGCGGAGCATGGCGCCTCGATCTCGATCCTGACGAAGGGCACGCTGCTGCGGCGCGACCTGCCGCTGCTCGCCTCGATCGCGCGCGACGTGCCGGTCTCGATCGCGATGTCGATCGCGATCTTCGACGACGAGCTGCAGCAGGCGGTGGAGCCCGGCACGCCCAGCACACGGGCCCGCCTCGACGCCGTCCGGGCGGTGCGCGACGCGGGCCTCGACTGCGCCGTCTTCGCCATGCCGATCCTGCCCGGCCTCACCGACACCCGCGCGCACCTCGAGGGCGCCTTCGCCGCCATCGCGGAGGCCGGCGCGACGAGCGCGATCGCGAGCGCGCTGCACCTGCGGCCCGGCGCTCGCGAGTGGTACCTGCAGTGGCTGCGGGCCGAGCACCCGCGGCTCGTGCCGCTCTACGACCGCGTCTACCGCGACGAGCGCGGCCGGTTCGGCTCCTACGCGCACCCGGAGTACCGGCAGTGGCTGCGCGAGCGCATCCGGCCGCTGCAGGTGCACCACGGGCTCTCGCGCACCGTCGTGGCGCCCGGCACCGGCCTCTCCGCCGTCGCACCGTCGAACCGGGCCGTCGAGGCCCGGCGGGCGCGCCAGCTGCCCTCGACCGAGGGCGCCCCGATGCTCGCGGCGACCCTGTTCTAG